A window of Sebastes umbrosus isolate fSebUmb1 chromosome 6, fSebUmb1.pri, whole genome shotgun sequence genomic DNA:
ATCCATCTCTGTCGTGATTAGCTGTAACACAAGCCTGGCTCTGATAATGATATCACTTCTTCATTGCCCCGAGCTTAATAATAtttgcacacaaacaaaactgtCATCAGCCTGGTTGTAATTAGCAGCATCTCGTCCACTGAGGAAATAGCTCACTATCTCATTCACTGATCCACACTTTGTGACACAGATATATTAAAACTGTGTCTACCCAGAATAATGTGTGGGGATGAAAACAGTTTGTATACCAATTGAACACCATTGAAACGTACTTGGGTTAAGTAAACCATCACATATCCACCGCTCCCATATTGCCTGGTTTGACAAAGTTGTATCAACATCTTGTCATGATGCAGAAGGCTAGTGGCTCACTCAACTTCAGTATTTCACCCCACGATTTCTTCTTAAAGGTTTGGAGTCccaagttaaaggtgctatgtGTTGAATTTCAAAAAGGTCTGGCTTTGGCGCCCCCCAGTGGTAGCATCAGAAAATTCACTGTGGCGTACAGCAATGTATGCCTCTACACCCCCACTGAGAGCAACACATAGCAGCCCTGtttcctaaaaattacatttccatgcggtgaatgggtcaaacaaacacaggactttcccccaggagaccgctgtttgtatcccatgtgaaaccaaaagtcaacgttgagttattttaaatgacgtctgttttttttttgtttttttttaatttacaacattaatcacatgtttgaAACTCTTTCAAACTGCAACCTTAATTTGGGAGAAAAAACGTTTCCCTCGACacttaattgagaatgcagtttagttgtatgggaacatcattttatAGGAGACAGGGTCGCACATAGACTGCAGAGTGGTAactcaaaaaagaaagaaaaacgtGCCATCAGAATTATGTTCATTACAATTCTTCTCATAGTGgctttaagataaaaaaacattgaGTGATTTGTCACATCAGGAATATGACAAGagttgccatggtaacgagGTTCTTGCTCAGCTTAATCAAGTCTTGATTGCAGTCCAAATTACTTTAAGTGCATTTCTAGTGTGATAATTAAAACTGTGTGAAACACTGGAATGAAATcaatcaaaataaaaatgttttacaaaaaagaaTAACCCGTGTTGAACCTGCACAAAACATGTAAAGGGAAAAAGTCTAAAGTAACAAATATGGTGAGATATGACATTAAGTTAATTATTGTCTAAAAATCTTTGACACATACTGTCCATCGATGAAAAGTAAAGGTCTGCCATCATATGATATGATTATCcaatatgaattaattatgtATGCATTGGAGGCAGATTTTAAAGGGTCATGTTTTCATAGTTTCGGCCGCCATTCATCGGTTACCCAGTTCTCTGTATACATCAATGaccagctcagccgtcgccatgttgagagccgtgtggaggcaatccctcactcatagatatgctctgaatttgtaatttagcacctttaaagatcttgttttcatagttttggccatcatttcAATCAATTGCACTCACCAACGTAATTATTGAGATCTTGGACTATGGTGACATCACTCTGACAGACTTACAAAACTAACCGCAAAGttttaataaactgtaattattaaaagtaataaatctCACTTTAGGATTATTATCTTAAGAGATGACTTATGCTTTTGTGAAACTCATTTTCTAAGGACATTTGAAGTCAACTAAAAGGGAAATTTATTTCTTAAGATTCTACATGCAACAGGACTCTAATCTAGCACTATCAAATATCACTTCTGAAGAGCAGCTCCAGTCTGTTTGATGTTTATTCCAGACTGAGTGTTCAGACGCTTTATtgattttaatgaaaataatctttctGTCTTTACAACAAGacgaaacacaacaacaacttgCAGCTTGTCAGAGTGAACAGGTAGAACTGACTAGGCCTCAAATCAGTTCTGCTTAAGGGTTTTGTTTCCTGATGGACGTGATCACCTACTGTagccttttgttttgtttttgagaattaCACTGAGATAATAAAAGGCCACGACAACAGCCATGACGCATCACACGTCACAGCTTAAATTTGTGTAAACCCGTGCTAAAAGAAACACCATGACAAGTAACACTAACACCTCCATTCTCCACCATCTCTCACTCTcaaaacacacaggcatgcTAACATACATACGGGAATACACACCGACCACATACATGCTTACGAGTGTCCCTCTCcctttctgtttttctacaCTCGTCTTTTCTCTGCACCGCTCTGCTCAACCCGTCGCTCTCAGAAAGAAAAGTGGAAATAATAGTTAATCAGAGTTGGGACCCAGACAGACAATTGGGTGTAGCCTATGCTTTCTTTACAACAAACTGCTTCTTCTTGAGAAACTCAAAGACACATTTTCAgtttcttttgtattttctcTACTCAGACTGCTTTAGGTTGGACTTGAAGTTATTTTCCTTTAACTTCATTCATCTGTTCTTTTCTTGTGAGGGAAAAAAGGGATAAAAAGCAGAATTGgacagcatgtactgtatattaaaggtgctacatgtgagcatttctattgcctctgcatgactctcaatatggcgacggctgagctgcCTCCTATAGCccgttgtttgggaacagagacgttaatgcatccaccacggtacaggcttatagcaaacagcccatgggtgtattataagataataaaagtgatgaattacagccaatatatccattattacagctgcaAACAggtagcaggaagctggcagaactggatatgtcatatgagcgcacagggcggtgcagtcctgtgggtctgatgcatgtttattatgccgaggaaaataactctggattcaactattagttaattttacaacttttaggacataatgatttaaacgagagctatttaagtgttcgtactgggaagttgatttacctaaaaaaaatgatcctctgatttacagacgtctctttatacatccatgaccaCAGGCTCATTGGTGttctcagtccaaaatggcggcagcactACCGCAGTGCCATCTAGCGATTGTACGTAAGTTACATGACCAAtacatcaacgttgacttctgggaCTCGaatactggtctcctgggtgaaagtcaggTATTTTTAGACCCCGCCCCCATACACCCCGCCCTGCTCccgtatgagaccagcctgctccactatatctttacatagggaatagttctttatattaatgctctggatatcgaaatagagcacctttaaaattcatatttaataacAAGATATTTACAACCAACTCTTCACAGTTCAGTTCTACCTATAATATGAAAGTGTTTATTGTACActgaataaaaaattaaaatgtgacaGTGGAACTATGCACATTCACAAATGTATAAGCCTCAGCAGGAGAGAAAATACTATTTGGAGTATTTGTATCTGAAGACCAGGCGCTGAAACCGGACGAGCCATTTGAGGAATTGCCTCTTGAGATACCATCACAAATGtcagtttttatgttttgtacCAGTCACTGCTGGTGGCTGAGACTCAAGTCCCCTCAGTGAGGATCATTTTAGAGATTGCCATCAAGATCGCTGGCTTTTGCTTTCGTGTTAAGCCTAGTTATAAAAAACGTCATCCTCGGATAGCGAGCTGCTGTCTACGTGTCGGACAGCAGCCTCTGCAGTCGCAGTGCTTCTGTCCTCGAGGGGACGATCTCTGACCTGCTGGGTGATGGACGTCGGGGAAATGGAGTCGACCATTGGTGGAAGGACCAGGTTGACCACCCTGTTGTCGCCATAAGTCTGGGCGTGGATGCTGTACAGGTGCTGAGGAACACTGACACTCCCACCGTCCAGCAGGAACTGGGACAAGAAGTGGTTTTGTGCTGCTGAGGAGGGATGATAACAGTATCAGTCAAATGGTTGCTACttgaaaacactgaaaaaaatgatttgagcAATGACAAACAGTGACAGCTGGGTCCTCTCAGGTTGTAGAAGCTGTAGCTCTTCACACTGGTGTAATATAGGAATAGTACAGATGCACACAGAGCTTGAATtggctaaaaaaaaaggtgtaattTACTCTGAACCAGCAGCTGCATATAGCTGCTATCTTAGATAAGTGCCTAGCAAcccagacagtatgagaaaaatgtgttttttgaacattaaagcatgtaaacatgttctagtagaaacccaaaatacaagtacgaacctaaaaatgagaataatatgTGTCTTTTAAGCTCAAATTAGAGGTGAGATTTATTAgaatattatttgttatttatcattattttcaaGATGTCCAAGTGTTGGACgggggtattttttttttatcagttagtGACGCCTGACAAACATGTCATGGCATCACCAAAGTCAACAGGCGTCGTCCTCTGATGAGCATCAATGTGTGTACACAATTTCATGGCAGTGCTTCAAAAGTGGAGAAATTTCACTCTAGGGCCAACAGAGTGGCTGTCAGACGGTCTGACAATACAGCAACGCCATTTACTGTGGCTGAAAACTGAATGAACCGGAACATCTGACAGTGACGCACACATCTCGCTCATGATTTGTCCACTCCTGTGGGTTAGAGCAAACCAAGTATTTGAAACATGCTAGATATTTTCATATAAGATGTTATAGAACagattatatcatatcatatatttaaaGAACATACATGCAATCAATTGTATTGTGCAACAAGTATTGATTCTGTCATTTGTTATATGTCTCATTTGTCTCAAAAATCCATCATCAGCATTAAAGAAAAGACTTCAAGGTAGAATAAGGACTTTGAGATTATAATCAGCGAAACCCAGATTATTATCTCATTAATCTTTTGGTCACTTGTATTCAGACACAACGGGTCTGGAAATTTAAAATTAAgataaaagagacattttagaccAAAAGCTCAGTGACACACTTTTACATGACGAACCTTGTAAACTGGTGCAGGGCTGCTCTAAGCTGTCGTTCATGGGCCACACATTCATGGAGGCCTCAGCCAGGGCAAACTGCTCTGCTACTCCtgtgaaacaaacacatttaatgtTCCTCTTCTCAGAAGTCGACCCCCAGTTGTTTTTCACCAAGTCCACCACCGTCACAAACAATGGGAAATCGAATGAGTGCTCTAGATTTGAGCCACTGTCATGGGACGTCTTAAGGGCTATTGATTTTTGAGGACGCTCCCTCTGCACGATCCAATCGAACAGAAAACGACGCCCAGAGGGATCACTGCATCTCCACTGACCAcatcttgtttttcttgaaTTCAATTCATTCGTCTGACTCACCTGCAGCGAAGCGAGCTTCCTTGATCTCGTCCGTCATTTGGGAGTAGAATTGTTCATCGTCGTGCAGCTCGGCCTCCAACCCCCCCCAGCCGCCGCCACCTTTACCCCGGGTCCCGCTCCATCCGCCCCCACCTGCCCCGGCCTCGCCGCCTCCGCCCCATCCCTTCCACTCAATCAGGTGAGCAACTCGCCCCTGGGCCATCGCCGTCGGCTTGGTGATATGCTCCTTTATCGTGGCCACCAGACCTGAATAaggggaagagaagagaaggagggataCATCTTGATAAAGTGGATTAGATGGACATGCAGTAAGTGTGGTAGCAGAGGAAAAAGGAGACAATTTGAGGGAAAGATAAAGTGATAGGCTACATGAAATGTTGCACAGCAGGCGATAGAGAAGGGCGAAAAAATGTCACAGCAAGGGATGGGGATATAGAAATGGAGAAAGAAACTTGAGATATAAATCTTTTTGTTTTCAAGTCAAGTCTTTTTAATTAAGTCATGGTAGTCAAGTCCAAGTCAAATCTCAAGTGACAAGGGCTGGGTACGTTTAACGCTTTGTGATGACAGTTAGCTGCTAACTTCTGGCTCAGACATCTCCGTGTTCAGAGCCGTGTGCAGGCAGGCAATCCCGGTTGTAGCAGCTGTGGTAAtgggccaatcacacgtcgCATTAAATCGAAGAACATTTGTGTTGAATGGCTGCCGgcaaaaccatacaaatagtcttttttttctagatctggacACAAAAAAGGATCAATTACAGGTATTGTTTGACTGGGGCAGTTTCGATACTACTTGATACTGGGTgggaccggcggagcagcgaggcaaagctctgctcctggctgcTTCCCGCCGAAGCTCCGGTCTGGTCTAATTTGcttgtaggtcatatagaggcatcagtattaaattgaggtTTCATAACCGgttaaaagttccttgtagtaactttaactAAATTGACTCTTGTCTAGCAGGATCTAGTAGAGGTGCTGTGTCCCTGTATCTCTACAGTAATATGTTATTCATAACCCGTAGAATCACTGGGCAAAACTGCAAAGAAgccatcatttattttaatcatcagAGACGAGGGCAGAAGGGTCCAGGGAAATGAAGAGTTGAAGCGAAAGTGACAGGATACCTTGGTCATACTGCAGAACAGGCAAATTAAACAGACGAAAAAGAGAGATTGGAAAGGCAAAGGTGGAAGAAGAGAACGAGGAGGAAAGGTTAAGATAAGaagtaaaagcaaaaatgccaagaagagagagaggaggaaagagaggacaaGCTAGGAGAGAAATatatatgattaaataaaagaaGGGAGCCAAGAGATTTTGGCAGCCTGGGCTAattgaaacagagaaaaacatccGGACATGTTATTTTCATTTGAGCTCAATATCTAGAGACtcatctctgtgttttgttgtgctCTGTGACGCCCACTGCTGTCTCACCCTGCGTTCACACTGTGACAAATCTGTTATGAGAGTCTGCTCTGGCTGACGCTCGATGGTGAGGAAGCTATGTTTGCATCTATTTATGTGCACACAGCAGGAAAATCCCATTTGTTTTCCAAATTGGATATTTTGGCCTTACTGTCCGCACTGCAGTGGACCAAATCATGCAGGACCAAATCATATTAGGCTGGCATCGCACCCGACGGAATAATAATGTGTCCATCTGAATGCAGTGGGTAGCATCAAGTTTGCCAAGATTTCTCTGTTGATTCATAGTGCAGCCAACAAAGAGTATTAAAAACACTGCACTGTTTCGGGCTACTGCATGTCCATATGAAGGCCTTATGCGGATTCCGTTTTGGTGTTCGCAtatgagaaaaaatatttgatttatatGCCAAACTATCTCATTGTCCGTGTGAACAAAACtaaaattatttcattttcacgttttttttgGTCActagggggcagcagaaacaagttgtaAACACAGCACTGATATATTACAAAGGTAATAGGATGGACTTGTTAATAAACAGTTATACAACCAACAGATACGGAGTatcattagcattcattttccactaactcctgagggaaatgtgTCTGACTCTTTAGATGCTAAAAGCTCCATTATGTTGacttgtctgctgtttggtgctgggcaggtagcagTGGATTTATCACagctttttgctgaaaacaggaGCCTGCTGTGTTTGGAAACGAGATTGATGAGAGCAGTGATATTAGATTAGATTGTTTATTAGCCACACGAAGGCCAGTGGAGTTTGTTTGTACAGTACGTTATTCTCtgcaacataaatacataaatggacAACAACAGACAGTCCTGGTACCATGTCAAGCACCATGTGAAGCGTTAAGTCTTAGTGGACAGCGACCCGTAGCACCCTGACTGAACCAAAAGTAAAGTTGCAggcagtaaaactaaaacaatgggctgaaagacactaaaatgcTCCATCGAGCTGAGGGAATTCAGTGGGCTTATCTCTAAGAGCGAAACCTTACACATCGatatttttggtttgttttctatttagtctggttcagtttcaaaGTGCACAAAATTAAAGCAGACATAATTATTTAAGTTGCTGAGGGGGGTGTTCGGAGGAgcaaatttttctttttcatctctACGGCTGCCACTACTATGCATTGAATTGCAGACTTTGATATACTGCTGTCTACAtttttaaggccctgacacaccaagccgacggtcggccgacGGCCAATTTGGGGCCattggtgagcgtctgtcggcctagttctTGCGGTATGTCCCGCTgcatcggctctagtctgccagggttggaggtttttcggccgatcCAGCATGTTGATcggtcggtgagagaaatcactctgattggctgttcagcttaattGAATCAGTGCAGTGTTTTGGTTCACTGGTAAATGGTCGGAGACTACCTCTCAAAAGCGGACTCGGACAAGTTTTATTTGAGCTTGTCAACACATCCTCTGAGTTTCCTTGATTGCTGTAAGAATCAGTCAGGAAAAAGTCCCTTCACAAAAATAGACATATATTGCATTATGTGAGGCATGACTCCCCGCTGGATGATGCGAGGAAACAGAGCGGATGAACAAACATGGAGTGTTATAAAAGCTGTAGGTGTTGCATTCAGAGCTTTGTTATTTACCAGCCAACATGGGATAATTctagaaaataacatttaatcaCATCGTAGAGGGGGTACAATCAGTAAGTGGGCCTACTGTAATTTGCCTGCGATTAGTGTTGATTTCAAGCTCTGGTGGACtgaaccaataaaaaaaaaaaaaaatcaaagcagaTCAAAGCTGCAGCCGTGACTGtagtgacaaaaaaaaggatCCAAACAATGTAGGATTTTGAAGGTTGATAATTCTTAAAAGACACAGTTTGTTATCCCGCTGTTATCAATGTGTCAAGGCACCGTTAAACAACACCATTaaacaagagtctacagccatgcagCTCTGTGAtgctgtacttaggcacagcggcgctttgagctaaatgctaatgtcagcatgcgaACATGATAATGTTTAGTACTAGTGATGTTACGCTCAAAGCACTCAACACGGTGTCAACCTTTCAAAGCAGAAGTATCTAGGCTAGATGTTTCGAGGGCTCGCTACACCACAACAAAATACATGTGACCACCCCAAACAAGGCCTCGCTACATCacagccatagactgtatgtaagaagtggacgtagtcaccgtgacgtcacccattggtttgtggactgccgttttgaagcctcaagttcagtaTTTTGGCCATCGCGCTCTTGGCTATTTGCAacaagaagtgacacgagaggaactaagtacaaccgaacgctgtaAAAAGGTTACAATCAacttgaactgaaaacacactgtgaaatggttGAAGCTCTAAGacggaaacacggacaactACCAGACCAAACaatgccatggtagcgacctgtcaatcacaaggtagccccgccttaaagcataccctgctttatggtctatttgactctaaataggaccataatttactaaatgaacatcatgctgtattgaagaagacttgaaactagtgattgagaccataaacccatgtttataatgtttactgaggtaataaatcaagtgagaggtagggtcattttctcatagacatctatagaatcagacttctttttgcaaccagaggagtcgccccctgctggctattagaaa
This region includes:
- the fam131c gene encoding protein FAM131C, whose amino-acid sequence is MGACLCKGHKELHYPMTALQDPTEGGQPSSVKDGQNPSNGSVADKTNGYDIGELATSSLMGLVATIKEHITKPTAMAQGRVAHLIEWKGWGGGGEAGAGGGGWSGTRGKGGGGWGGLEAELHDDEQFYSQMTDEIKEARFAAGVAEQFALAEASMNVWPMNDSLEQPCTSLQAAQNHFLSQFLLDGGSVSVPQHLYSIHAQTYGDNRVVNLVLPPMVDSISPTSITQQVRDRPLEDRSTATAEAAVRHVDSSSLSEDDVFYN